Proteins co-encoded in one Flavivirga eckloniae genomic window:
- the bglX gene encoding beta-glucosidase BglX → MNIRFRLIPYVIVVFTLMNCTNTLSNETNVSLQTDIIRIKVDSLLKIMTLKEKIGQMNQYNGFWDVTGPAPTRGGDAEKKYNDLKNGLVGSMLTVRGVKEVRAVQKIVVEESRLGIPLIIGFDVVHGYKTLSPIPLAEAASWDLEAIKKSAQVAATEASASGINWTFAPMVDISRDPRWGRVMEGAGEDPFLGSKIAKARVEGFQGTDLSASNTIAACAKHFAGYGFSEAGKEYNTVDIGTSTLHNIVLPPFKAAVDSDVKTIMNSFNDLNGVPATGNAYLQRDILKGKWGFEGFVVSDWASIKELVVWGYAKNNKDAAKLAVLAGSDLDMESHIYVSELENLVNEGHVDEKIIDDAVQRILTVKYELGLFDDPYRYCDETREKEVINSQANHEAVLDVAKKSIVLLKNENQILPLKKEGQTIALIGALAEEKNSPLGSWRIASKDSTAVSVLEGMQQYTGNNLIYKKGADVSVGSTSFINEVKINTKDKSGFKEAIKAAKKADVVVMVLGEHGFQSGEARSRTDIGLPGVQQELLEAIHKVNKQIVLVLNNGRPLTINWASENIPAIVEAWQLGSQTGHAVAQVLYGDYNPSGKLPMTFPRNIGQIPIYYNHKNTGRPENESGTPDFVFWTHYSDVENTPLYPFGYGLSYTSFEYKNLNLNKQSFQINEDVHVSVDITNTGDLKGKEVVQLYIRDLVASVTRPVRELKGFELVELEAGETKTVNFTLNKNLLGFYDNNGNFIVEPGDFKVFVGGSSYADLSKSFKVANNLPR, encoded by the coding sequence ATGAACATACGGTTTAGATTAATACCATACGTAATAGTAGTATTTACACTTATGAATTGCACGAATACCTTAAGCAACGAAACCAACGTTTCTTTACAGACAGATATTATAAGAATAAAGGTCGATTCTCTTTTAAAAATAATGACATTAAAGGAGAAAATCGGTCAGATGAATCAATATAATGGCTTTTGGGATGTTACCGGGCCAGCACCCACTAGAGGAGGCGATGCCGAAAAAAAATATAACGATCTTAAAAATGGGCTTGTAGGCTCTATGCTCACTGTAAGAGGTGTAAAAGAAGTTAGAGCAGTTCAAAAAATTGTAGTTGAAGAATCCAGGCTAGGAATTCCTTTAATAATTGGTTTTGATGTTGTACATGGTTATAAAACATTAAGTCCTATACCATTAGCAGAAGCTGCAAGTTGGGATTTAGAAGCTATTAAAAAATCGGCTCAAGTTGCAGCAACAGAAGCATCGGCCTCTGGGATAAATTGGACATTTGCTCCTATGGTAGATATTTCAAGAGACCCACGATGGGGTCGTGTTATGGAAGGTGCCGGAGAAGATCCTTTTTTGGGAAGTAAAATTGCAAAAGCCAGAGTTGAAGGGTTTCAAGGCACCGATTTATCTGCCAGTAATACAATTGCTGCATGTGCTAAGCATTTTGCAGGGTATGGATTCTCTGAAGCGGGAAAAGAATACAATACTGTAGATATAGGAACTTCTACATTACACAATATCGTATTACCACCGTTTAAGGCTGCGGTAGATAGCGATGTTAAAACCATAATGAATTCGTTTAACGATCTTAACGGTGTTCCTGCAACTGGAAATGCCTATTTGCAAAGAGATATTTTAAAAGGAAAATGGGGGTTTGAAGGTTTTGTAGTTTCAGATTGGGCATCAATAAAAGAGCTTGTAGTTTGGGGGTATGCAAAAAACAATAAAGATGCTGCTAAATTAGCAGTATTGGCAGGATCAGATTTAGATATGGAGTCGCACATATATGTTTCAGAATTAGAAAACCTGGTTAATGAAGGTCATGTTGATGAAAAAATTATTGACGATGCCGTGCAAAGAATTTTAACCGTAAAATATGAACTGGGTTTATTTGACGATCCGTATAGATATTGTGATGAAACACGTGAAAAAGAAGTCATAAATAGTCAAGCAAATCACGAAGCTGTTTTAGATGTGGCAAAAAAATCTATTGTGCTTTTAAAGAATGAAAATCAAATCCTACCTCTAAAAAAGGAGGGTCAAACCATAGCTTTAATCGGGGCATTAGCCGAGGAGAAAAATAGTCCTCTGGGAAGTTGGAGAATAGCCTCTAAAGATAGTACAGCAGTGTCTGTATTAGAAGGCATGCAGCAATACACAGGTAATAATTTAATTTACAAAAAAGGAGCTGATGTTTCTGTTGGTAGTACCAGTTTTATAAACGAAGTTAAAATAAATACCAAGGATAAAAGCGGATTTAAAGAAGCGATCAAAGCTGCTAAAAAAGCAGACGTTGTTGTTATGGTTTTAGGCGAACATGGTTTTCAAAGCGGAGAAGCCAGAAGTAGAACCGATATAGGATTACCTGGTGTGCAGCAAGAGTTATTAGAAGCGATACATAAAGTAAACAAGCAGATCGTATTAGTTTTAAATAATGGAAGACCATTAACAATTAATTGGGCTAGCGAAAATATTCCAGCTATAGTAGAAGCATGGCAATTAGGATCTCAAACCGGACATGCCGTTGCGCAAGTATTATATGGCGATTATAACCCCAGTGGAAAGTTGCCTATGACGTTCCCGCGAAATATAGGGCAAATACCTATTTACTACAATCATAAAAATACTGGAAGACCAGAAAACGAATCAGGTACTCCAGACTTTGTATTTTGGACACATTACAGCGATGTTGAAAATACGCCCCTATACCCTTTTGGATATGGACTAAGCTACACGAGTTTTGAATATAAGAACCTCAATTTAAATAAGCAATCGTTTCAAATAAACGAAGACGTTCATGTTTCGGTAGATATTACCAATACGGGCGATTTAAAAGGAAAGGAAGTTGTACAGCTATATATACGAGATTTAGTAGCAAGTGTAACGCGACCAGTTAGGGAATTAAAAGGATTTGAATTAGTAGAACTTGAAGCTGGCGAAACAAAAACAGTAAATTTCACCTTAAATAAAAATCTATTAGGCTTTTATGATAATAATGGGAATTTTATCGTAGAGCCTGGCGATTTTAAAGTTTTTGTAGGAGGGAGTTCTTATGCCGATTTGAGCAAAAGTTTTAAGGTAGCAAATAACTTACCTCGATAA
- a CDS encoding TonB-dependent receptor: MKRITQLLLTAVVFLSTTVIMAQSTVTGTIIDAELKTPLPGANVVEKGTTNGVSSDYNGNFTLEIKASSGEVVISYIGYASTTVSFNGNTDLGTIQLTPDNSLEEIVIVGTGVIDLADDRNTPVAVSTIKASQIQNKIGTQDITMTLVNTPSIYVAGQAGGFGDSRINVRGFDQTNVGYLLNGQPINGMEDGKMYWSNWSGVNDIASVVQIQRGLGASKLAISSVGGTVNFVTKTTDKQEGGYLYAGIANNNYIKNTVQYSTGRSEKGWGASFMLSHWQGDGYNEGNFGAGETYFLSVGYTPNDRHNFNFLLTGAPQYHDQNFTKSISDYLEYGRRYNNNWGTLGGQYMTERRNFYHKPVANLNWDFNISDNTSLSTVLYASWGRGGATGNRGNRIRTAEGRIDYDAIHAFNNSVPNGEGGYFAAGGGYVTRSSMNLHSWYGMVSNLEMHLGENISLNLGVDLRTYYGEHFRIVENFHGLTSWQENIRLRDQNNKHQTYGSFGTYKNVITSEDLSANPWAVLFHDFKEEDKIAYSNDERISYGGVFGQLEYTGKKFSAFFQGAASNQYHQRFDHYQYADQSLLNGTSPQWTGTPLPSGITDGVDSEKVDNFGFNVKAGVNYIINDQHNVFFNSGYYSRQPFHDTIYLNFTNQVNPLTQNETIFGLEAGYSFKSPNFSANVNLYRTAWTDRVGTASDIVNDVVTYTQQEGLDQIHTGVEVDFIAKPIPQLKLNGFVSVGDWVYDGETFTTVSDEDQNIISTETEDIDGGKVGDAAQFTVGLGFDYQIFERFSVDADWRMYDNLYANVGGTKENLKLPSYDIVDMGLSYKMLLGKHKDKSLSFRANVNNLFYEVYLSELSTNEVANPGDETFKGINVANRGYFGLGRTWNFSMRYKF; encoded by the coding sequence ATGAAGAGAATAACTCAACTTTTATTAACAGCTGTGGTCTTTTTATCTACTACGGTTATAATGGCTCAAAGTACGGTTACAGGTACTATTATAGATGCCGAACTTAAAACACCACTACCAGGTGCGAATGTTGTTGAAAAAGGAACAACTAATGGTGTTTCTTCAGACTACAATGGTAACTTTACATTAGAAATTAAAGCGTCGTCTGGAGAAGTTGTTATTTCGTATATAGGCTATGCTTCTACAACTGTATCGTTTAATGGTAATACAGATTTAGGAACTATTCAATTAACACCAGATAATTCACTTGAAGAAATAGTAATTGTAGGAACTGGAGTTATCGATTTAGCAGACGACAGAAATACCCCAGTAGCAGTATCTACTATTAAAGCCTCTCAAATTCAAAATAAAATAGGGACTCAAGATATTACAATGACACTTGTAAATACGCCATCTATTTATGTGGCAGGACAAGCAGGCGGATTTGGTGATTCCAGAATAAATGTTCGTGGTTTCGATCAAACCAATGTAGGATACTTATTAAATGGACAACCAATTAATGGTATGGAAGATGGGAAAATGTATTGGTCGAACTGGTCTGGTGTGAATGATATTGCAAGTGTAGTTCAAATTCAGCGTGGTTTAGGGGCGTCTAAATTAGCAATTTCTTCTGTAGGTGGTACCGTTAACTTTGTTACCAAAACTACCGATAAGCAAGAAGGCGGATATCTATATGCAGGTATTGCAAATAATAATTACATTAAAAATACAGTTCAATATAGCACGGGGAGATCTGAAAAAGGATGGGGTGCTAGTTTTATGTTGTCGCATTGGCAAGGCGATGGATATAATGAAGGTAATTTTGGTGCAGGCGAAACTTATTTTTTATCTGTGGGCTATACGCCAAACGACAGGCATAATTTCAATTTCTTATTAACAGGAGCGCCTCAGTACCACGATCAGAATTTTACAAAAAGTATTTCAGATTATTTAGAGTACGGAAGAAGATACAATAATAACTGGGGTACACTAGGTGGTCAATACATGACCGAGAGAAGAAACTTCTATCATAAACCAGTAGCCAATTTAAATTGGGATTTCAATATTAGTGATAATACAAGCTTATCTACAGTATTATATGCATCTTGGGGACGTGGAGGTGCAACCGGAAACAGAGGGAACCGTATAAGAACAGCCGAAGGACGAATAGATTATGACGCTATTCATGCATTCAATAACAGCGTGCCAAACGGAGAAGGAGGTTATTTTGCTGCTGGAGGAGGTTATGTAACACGATCTTCAATGAACTTACATAGCTGGTATGGTATGGTTTCTAATTTAGAAATGCATTTAGGAGAAAACATATCATTAAACCTTGGGGTAGATTTAAGAACATACTATGGTGAGCACTTTAGAATTGTAGAAAACTTTCATGGTCTTACATCATGGCAAGAAAATATTCGTTTAAGAGACCAAAACAATAAGCATCAAACCTACGGGTCTTTTGGAACATATAAAAATGTAATTACATCAGAAGATTTATCCGCTAATCCATGGGCAGTATTATTCCACGATTTTAAAGAAGAAGACAAAATCGCATACAGTAACGATGAGCGTATTTCTTATGGAGGTGTTTTTGGTCAGTTGGAATATACAGGAAAGAAGTTTTCTGCATTTTTTCAAGGCGCTGCTTCAAACCAATACCACCAAAGATTCGATCACTACCAATATGCAGACCAATCACTTTTAAATGGAACATCACCTCAATGGACAGGAACTCCATTACCTTCGGGAATAACAGATGGTGTAGATTCAGAAAAAGTTGATAATTTCGGATTTAATGTAAAAGCCGGGGTAAATTATATAATCAACGATCAACATAACGTATTTTTTAATTCAGGTTATTATTCACGTCAACCATTCCACGACACCATATACTTAAACTTTACAAATCAAGTAAATCCGTTAACACAAAACGAAACTATTTTTGGTTTAGAAGCGGGGTATAGCTTTAAAAGCCCAAATTTCTCAGCAAATGTTAACTTATATAGAACCGCATGGACCGATAGGGTTGGTACAGCGTCTGATATTGTAAACGATGTAGTTACATACACACAACAAGAAGGTTTAGATCAAATTCATACTGGTGTAGAAGTAGATTTTATAGCTAAACCAATACCGCAATTAAAATTAAACGGATTTGTATCTGTTGGCGATTGGGTTTATGATGGTGAAACATTTACAACAGTTTCTGATGAAGATCAAAATATAATCAGTACAGAAACAGAAGATATAGACGGAGGTAAAGTTGGGGATGCTGCACAATTTACTGTAGGTTTAGGGTTTGATTATCAGATTTTCGAAAGATTTTCTGTAGATGCAGACTGGAGAATGTACGACAACTTATATGCTAATGTTGGAGGAACAAAAGAAAACTTAAAACTACCATCTTACGATATAGTAGATATGGGGCTTTCTTATAAAATGTTATTAGGAAAGCATAAAGATAAATCATTGAGCTTTAGAGCTAACGTAAATAACCTTTTCTATGAAGTTTATCTTTCAGAATTGTCTACTAATGAAGTCGCTAACCCTGGAGACGAAACATTTAAAGGCATAAATGTAGCTAACAGAGGGTACTTTGGTTTAGGTAGAACCTGGAACTTTAGTATGCGATATAAGTTCTAA
- a CDS encoding endonuclease/exonuclease/phosphatase family protein: MKKLTYVILFFISFGMIHVYSQEREFKIHTIAFYNLENLFDTINNPNKLDEYSPMMELRTNRTKAYKKKIRNMARVIADIGYEVTHNMPAIIGVSEIENREVLEDLVNDSLLVDKDYGIVHFDSPDMRGIDVGLLYQKRLFAPLYRSKHELKIYNDVNKKRIYTRDQLLVSGDLDGEMIHIIINHWPSRRGGEARSRSKRKAAAKLSKSLVDSLQVINPYAKIFIMGDLNDDPTNSSVKTVLKAKKDKNKVGLKGLYNPFERFYKNGLGTTAYRDSWSLFDQIIVTKPLLEKDYASFRFYKAGIFNKNYLITKIGKYKGYPFRSWSNKEFSNGFSDHFPVYVYVIREVK; this comes from the coding sequence ATGAAAAAACTTACATATGTAATTCTTTTCTTTATATCGTTTGGGATGATTCATGTTTATTCACAGGAAAGAGAATTCAAAATTCATACTATAGCTTTCTACAATTTGGAAAATTTATTCGATACCATTAACAACCCGAATAAACTTGATGAGTACAGTCCCATGATGGAATTGAGAACAAATCGTACTAAAGCGTACAAAAAGAAAATTCGAAATATGGCTCGTGTTATTGCTGATATTGGTTATGAAGTCACGCATAATATGCCTGCTATTATTGGGGTATCTGAAATTGAAAATCGAGAAGTGCTGGAAGACCTTGTTAACGATTCTTTGTTAGTGGATAAGGATTATGGTATCGTTCATTTTGATTCTCCAGATATGCGGGGTATTGATGTTGGTCTGCTATATCAGAAAAGGTTATTTGCTCCATTGTATCGCAGCAAACATGAGCTTAAAATTTACAATGATGTGAATAAAAAACGAATATACACCAGAGACCAGTTATTGGTGAGCGGTGATTTAGATGGTGAAATGATTCATATCATTATTAACCATTGGCCATCGCGACGCGGTGGTGAAGCCAGAAGTAGGTCCAAACGTAAGGCAGCTGCTAAATTGAGTAAGTCTTTGGTAGATTCGCTTCAGGTCATAAATCCTTACGCGAAGATTTTTATTATGGGTGATTTAAATGACGATCCTACGAACTCTAGTGTTAAAACTGTTTTAAAGGCTAAAAAAGACAAGAATAAAGTGGGCTTAAAAGGCCTTTATAACCCTTTTGAACGTTTTTATAAAAACGGACTAGGTACTACGGCTTATCGGGATAGCTGGAGTCTGTTTGATCAAATTATCGTTACCAAGCCGTTACTTGAAAAAGATTATGCTTCTTTTAGGTTTTATAAAGCTGGTATTTTTAATAAAAACTACTTAATAACCAAAATAGGAAAATACAAAGGGTATCCCTTTAGAAGTTGGTCTAATAAGGAGTTTAGCAATGGTTTTAGCGATCACTTTCCTGTTTATGTGTATGTTATTAGGGAAGTGAAATGA